A stretch of Synergistales bacterium DNA encodes these proteins:
- a CDS encoding OadG family protein: MSETTAAATSLSQTFDGVSGAFSISLIAFTVVFMVLIGLSLVIRGNRVLAESIEIQKKARQEMAAKKKEEEKQARAEAKKKEAEEQKTQQTAQAGDRNDEVVAAITAAVAAVSGPGARVKGIKPVSISRGWKSMARTQNLQGFDG; this comes from the coding sequence ATGTCAGAGACGACTGCTGCCGCAACAAGTCTATCCCAGACATTCGACGGCGTGAGCGGAGCCTTTTCCATCTCCCTCATCGCCTTCACCGTTGTCTTTATGGTGCTGATCGGCCTGAGTCTGGTGATTCGGGGAAACCGTGTCCTTGCCGAGAGCATCGAGATCCAGAAGAAAGCCCGCCAGGAGATGGCCGCGAAGAAAAAGGAAGAAGAGAAACAGGCCAGGGCGGAGGCAAAGAAAAAGGAAGCCGAGGAGCAGAAGACCCAACAGACCGCCCAGGCGGGAGACCGGAACGATGAGGTCGTCGCGGCGATCACCGCTGCCGTTGCGGCTGTCTCGGGACCGGGCGCGCGGGTCAAAGGCATCAAACCTGTCTCCATCAGCCGGGGATGGAAATCCATGGCCCGGACGCAGAACCTTCAGGGCTTCGACGGGTAG